A single genomic interval of Novosphingobium ginsenosidimutans harbors:
- a CDS encoding RNA degradosome polyphosphate kinase codes for MAGAAGSLVEVAALAASERYFNRELSWLSFNLRVLAEACNPDYPLLERLRFLSISGNNLDEFMMVRVAGLAGQVRRQIEEVSIDGMTPAQQLAAVRDAVTELETAQQDVWRELRELLAAEGIMLADGQRLEPAQARWLRDYFVEHVVPVITPQAIDPAHPFPFVANQGMGILFPLVRSDDGSAVMEMVLIPQALPRFIRLPGPEAVYISIEDLLCRNAALLFPGFRVLGHGVFRVLRDSDLEVEEDAEDLVRYFRTAIQRRRRGRIILLQLQGGIDPAAEQLLRKQLRLDHAMVLKTPGLIGIGGLAAMVEEDRPDLKFEPYSPRYPERIREHEGDCFAAIREKDIIIHHPYESFEVVVDFLRQAASDPDVVAIKQTLYRAGKQSAVIAALIAAAEAGKAVTAVVELKARFDEEQNLEWASQLERAGIQVIYGFVDWKTHAKVSMVVRREGKVHRTYCHFGTGNYHPVTARTYTDLSFFTADPKAGRDAGKLFNFVTGYVEPQRTELLTLSPIGMRETLYDCIDAEAENAQRGKPAAIWAKLNALTDSRLIDRLYAASQAGVQISLVVRGICCLRPGVPGLSDNIMVKSIIGRFLEHSRIWAFACGQPLPSAKAKVFISSADGMTRNLDRRVELLVPIRNRTVHRQVLDQVMVANLIDTEQSWVLEPSGSYRRVGKVAEPFNLHNYFMTNPSLSGRGAALTNGHKVPKLALRRGAA; via the coding sequence ATGGCGGGGGCGGCAGGTTCGCTGGTTGAGGTCGCGGCCCTGGCTGCATCCGAACGCTATTTCAATCGCGAGTTAAGCTGGCTCTCGTTCAACCTGCGCGTGCTGGCTGAAGCCTGCAATCCTGACTACCCGTTGCTGGAACGGCTGCGGTTCCTGTCGATCTCGGGCAACAATCTCGACGAATTCATGATGGTCCGGGTAGCCGGCCTGGCCGGACAGGTCCGGCGCCAGATCGAGGAAGTCTCGATCGACGGCATGACCCCGGCGCAGCAGCTCGCAGCGGTGCGCGATGCGGTGACCGAGCTCGAAACTGCGCAGCAGGACGTCTGGCGCGAACTGCGCGAGCTGCTCGCCGCCGAAGGCATAATGCTCGCCGATGGCCAGCGGCTGGAGCCCGCACAGGCGCGGTGGCTGCGTGACTATTTCGTCGAACATGTCGTGCCGGTGATCACGCCCCAAGCGATCGATCCGGCGCACCCGTTCCCCTTCGTTGCCAACCAGGGGATGGGCATTCTCTTTCCGTTGGTGCGGTCCGACGACGGGTCGGCGGTGATGGAGATGGTGCTGATCCCGCAGGCCCTGCCGCGGTTCATTCGTCTGCCGGGACCAGAGGCCGTGTACATCAGCATCGAGGACCTGCTGTGCCGCAACGCCGCGCTGTTGTTTCCAGGCTTTCGGGTGCTGGGCCACGGCGTCTTCCGCGTGCTGCGCGACAGTGATCTTGAGGTCGAGGAAGATGCCGAGGACCTTGTCCGTTACTTCCGCACCGCGATCCAGCGCCGCCGCCGCGGCCGCATTATCCTGCTCCAGCTGCAGGGTGGGATCGATCCGGCTGCGGAACAGCTCTTGCGTAAGCAATTGCGGCTTGATCACGCCATGGTGCTCAAGACCCCCGGCCTGATCGGCATCGGGGGACTGGCCGCCATGGTCGAGGAGGACCGACCGGACCTTAAGTTCGAGCCCTACAGCCCGCGCTATCCCGAGCGCATTCGCGAGCATGAGGGCGATTGCTTTGCCGCGATCCGCGAGAAGGACATCATCATCCACCACCCCTACGAAAGTTTCGAAGTGGTGGTCGATTTCCTGCGTCAGGCGGCGTCCGATCCCGATGTCGTGGCGATCAAGCAGACGCTCTACCGCGCCGGCAAGCAATCGGCAGTGATCGCCGCGCTGATCGCCGCAGCCGAGGCCGGCAAAGCGGTAACCGCTGTGGTGGAGCTGAAAGCCCGCTTCGACGAGGAGCAAAACCTAGAGTGGGCCAGCCAGCTTGAACGGGCGGGGATCCAGGTGATCTATGGTTTTGTCGATTGGAAGACCCATGCCAAGGTCTCCATGGTGGTGCGCCGCGAGGGCAAGGTTCATCGCACCTATTGCCACTTTGGTACGGGCAATTATCACCCTGTCACCGCCCGAACCTACACCGACCTCAGCTTTTTCACCGCCGATCCAAAGGCCGGACGCGATGCCGGCAAGCTGTTCAACTTCGTGACTGGATATGTCGAGCCGCAACGGACCGAACTGCTGACCCTATCGCCGATCGGCATGCGCGAGACGCTGTATGACTGCATCGATGCCGAGGCCGAGAATGCGCAGCGGGGCAAGCCAGCGGCGATCTGGGCCAAGCTCAACGCGCTGACCGATTCGCGTCTGATCGATCGGCTCTACGCCGCCAGCCAAGCCGGGGTGCAGATCAGCCTTGTGGTACGCGGGATCTGCTGCCTGCGCCCGGGCGTTCCAGGGCTGTCAGATAACATCATGGTCAAGTCGATCATCGGCCGGTTTCTGGAGCATAGCCGGATCTGGGCTTTCGCCTGCGGCCAGCCCTTGCCCAGCGCCAAGGCCAAGGTTTTTATCTCGTCTGCCGACGGCATGACCCGCAACCTTGATCGGCGGGTCGAACTGCTTGTGCCGATCCGGAACCGCACCGTTCACCGTCAGGTTCTCGATCAGGTGATGGTCGCCAACCTAATCGATACTGAGCAAAGTTGGGTCCTTGAGCCATCCGGCAGCTACCGACGCGTCGGCAAGGTGGCCGAGCCGTTCAACCTGCACAATTACTTCATGACCAATCCGTCGCTTTCGGGCCGCGGCGCGGCCTTGACCAACGGGCACAAGGTGCCAAAGCTGGCGCTGCGGCGCGGCGCTGCCTGA
- a CDS encoding alkaline phosphatase PhoX gives MIVSRRGFAASSLAALAIGGWTRVGLAQQAESYRNEVPGYGPLRADPAGYFDLPEGFSYRVLAKAGERMDDGFIVPDNFDGMGCIPLADGRLALVRNHELSLGSESKGAAGVDPALEQKLAAKTIFDRGQGGRVLPGGTTTLVLDAKGEQVLGQHLSLAGTSTNCAGGVTPWGSWLSCEETIVTAPKTGTYHGWVFEVPAAETGLVDPVPLKAMGRFRHEAAAVDPTTGIVYQTEDQDDGLFYRFIPNVPGKFTQGGKLQALAFADGGRDSRNWNAADWAMGAKRAVKWIDLEEVESPNDDLRQRGYEAGAARFARGEGIHLGQRKKGGVEFFFTCTSGGAGRFGQIMRYVPSAGTSRPSQIELFHESTDPKLMDYADNLTVAPWGHLIVCEDRKGAQINHLRGVTPEGRTYTLARLNAETELAGACFSPDGKTLFVNAYSPGRTLAITGPWHKLAG, from the coding sequence ATGATCGTCAGCCGCCGCGGCTTTGCCGCATCCAGTCTTGCGGCCCTGGCCATCGGCGGCTGGACTCGCGTCGGGCTGGCCCAGCAGGCCGAGAGCTATCGCAATGAAGTACCGGGTTATGGCCCCTTGCGCGCAGACCCGGCGGGCTATTTCGACCTTCCTGAAGGCTTCTCCTACCGCGTGCTGGCCAAGGCCGGCGAGCGGATGGACGATGGCTTCATCGTGCCGGACAATTTCGACGGAATGGGCTGCATCCCGCTCGCCGATGGGCGACTGGCATTGGTCCGCAACCACGAACTTAGCCTGGGCAGCGAATCCAAAGGTGCCGCTGGGGTTGATCCGGCGCTGGAGCAAAAGCTCGCCGCCAAGACGATATTCGACCGAGGACAGGGCGGACGCGTCCTTCCCGGCGGAACGACCACGCTGGTGCTTGATGCCAAGGGTGAACAGGTGCTGGGTCAGCACCTGTCGCTGGCCGGCACCTCGACCAATTGCGCGGGCGGCGTCACGCCTTGGGGATCGTGGCTCAGCTGCGAGGAGACCATCGTCACGGCCCCCAAAACCGGCACCTACCACGGGTGGGTGTTCGAAGTGCCCGCCGCTGAAACTGGCTTGGTCGACCCAGTCCCGCTCAAAGCCATGGGCCGCTTCCGCCACGAGGCGGCGGCGGTCGATCCGACCACCGGGATCGTTTACCAGACCGAGGATCAGGACGACGGCCTGTTCTATCGCTTCATCCCCAATGTTCCGGGCAAGTTTACCCAGGGCGGCAAGCTGCAGGCCCTGGCTTTCGCCGACGGCGGGCGTGACAGCCGCAACTGGAACGCTGCCGACTGGGCAATGGGTGCAAAGCGCGCGGTCAAGTGGATCGACCTTGAAGAGGTAGAGAGCCCGAATGACGATCTGCGTCAGCGCGGCTACGAAGCAGGCGCTGCGCGCTTTGCCCGAGGTGAAGGCATCCATCTTGGTCAGCGAAAGAAGGGCGGGGTGGAGTTCTTCTTTACCTGCACTTCGGGCGGGGCTGGGCGTTTTGGCCAGATCATGCGCTATGTCCCCTCGGCCGGTACCAGCCGACCCAGTCAGATCGAGCTGTTCCATGAGTCCACCGATCCCAAGCTGATGGACTATGCCGACAACCTGACGGTTGCACCCTGGGGTCACCTGATTGTCTGCGAGGATCGCAAGGGTGCGCAGATTAACCACCTGCGCGGCGTGACACCGGAAGGGCGGACCTATACTCTCGCCCGGCTCAATGCCGAAACCGAGTTGGCCGGGGCCTGCTTCTCACCTGATGGAAAGACCCTGTTCGTCAATGCCTATTCCCCCGGCCGCACGCTGGCGATTACCGGGCCGTGGCACAAGTTGGCCGGCTGA
- a CDS encoding phytase: protein MRAVLLAALVWAAPVAAQTATVAAQGETVPVGTAHDDAADDPAIWRNPRQPERSLIVATDKKAGLYVYGLDGQVKGFTAAGRVNNVALVDMGRSGVIVAASDRNDETRALIQFYRLDTRAGTLTPLGRVEGGAGEAYGICLWRQGGALNVYSVLKHGTILHIRVKLDGQPVGTTARTMQLTTQTEGCVVDPRSAKLYVGEEDRGVWVFDARTSGGLEGQLIASVDGTQLVADVEGLAIMPRGGRGGWLVVSSQGDNAFALFRLPDHRFAGRFRVTSGKVGSVEETDGIEVHPGSFGKNYPGGLFVAQDGHNEPAAQNFKLVAWRDIIRAVKASTKESKR, encoded by the coding sequence ATGCGGGCAGTTCTGCTTGCCGCGCTAGTCTGGGCTGCGCCGGTCGCGGCCCAGACGGCGACAGTGGCCGCTCAGGGTGAAACTGTGCCGGTCGGAACGGCGCACGACGATGCGGCGGATGACCCGGCGATCTGGCGCAACCCCCGCCAGCCCGAGCGCAGCCTGATCGTTGCGACCGACAAGAAGGCGGGGCTCTACGTTTATGGCCTCGACGGGCAGGTGAAGGGCTTTACCGCAGCGGGACGGGTCAACAACGTTGCTCTTGTCGATATGGGCCGCAGCGGCGTGATCGTTGCAGCGAGCGACCGTAACGACGAAACCCGTGCGCTGATCCAGTTCTATCGGCTCGACACTCGGGCGGGAACGCTGACGCCGCTTGGCCGTGTCGAGGGCGGTGCTGGTGAAGCCTATGGCATCTGTCTGTGGCGGCAGGGTGGTGCGCTGAACGTCTATTCGGTCCTCAAGCACGGGACGATCCTTCACATCCGGGTCAAGCTGGACGGGCAACCCGTTGGCACAACCGCCCGGACGATGCAGCTCACCACTCAGACCGAAGGTTGTGTGGTCGATCCGCGCTCCGCGAAGCTCTACGTCGGTGAGGAAGATCGCGGCGTCTGGGTGTTCGATGCCAGGACGTCAGGCGGGCTGGAAGGCCAACTGATTGCCTCCGTCGATGGCACGCAGCTTGTTGCCGACGTTGAAGGTCTGGCGATCATGCCGCGCGGCGGCCGCGGCGGCTGGCTGGTCGTGTCGAGCCAGGGCGACAATGCCTTTGCCTTGTTTCGCCTGCCCGATCACCGCTTTGCCGGTCGCTTCCGGGTCACGTCGGGAAAGGTCGGCAGCGTCGAGGAAACCGACGGGATCGAGGTCCACCCCGGCAGCTTCGGCAAGAACTACCCAGGCGGTCTGTTCGTTGCCCAGGATGGGCACAACGAACCGGCGGCCCAGAACTTCAAACTGGTGGCCTGGCGCGATATCATCCGGGCGGTAAAAGCCAGCACCAAGGAATCCAAGCGATGA
- a CDS encoding TonB-dependent receptor produces MTSLRRFRAVLLCTIGTLAPLSAAQAEEAAEADADTIVVTGTRPIAESEAAALKVQREADSLVTVAASDSVGRLPDQNVAQAASRLPGIAIERDQGQARYISLRGAPNYWTTLSFDGINVVSPEGRDARFDSVPSAIAAQIVVSKAVTPDMPGETVSGNVNVITRSAFDYGGLHAAGKAGIGFAELGDKREYEGSLVLSDRLPLGEGELGVLVSASYYERNMVTDNFENDWERVAQDQRPGAATRFWVHETENKLYRLTRRNWSVSGRLDWKPDSANTVSLRSIYTIFTDDEARDNYRFDLDDRQGDLVADPSACTITPNPTPTTSGYADVCIGNTPLKGTIYGIDIRQRSTLRAFRQSIFTNTLEGKHDFADGWNLAWLANYTQSKDDRSVVGEIAWDSPSTRGLRPTVGYDFSDPGFARLTLFNTVQLSSPTRYQAGTQVTAIDTFAKTPSSLTVLDAVDTTDAYTGKLVLSRETALLGGDATLKLGFQFDQRTKVVDENQILLNTAAQLAAIALPSDYNAFSLSDPFLGKIAMGYTFRYFNTDLMRAASEAARSRFTAVPVTGNIYDVREQVFAGFLMGTVKYDWGSILGGVRVEHLKNRGIATATVAGVTGPVTAEASRTMAFPSLHLNFNVDDTKKLRLSFNSGAARADYDQLRPNVTINDANQAISGGNPAVKPEKAYGVDAYFEWYLRPQGYLMAGVFYKKVKDVLYRQTRTFGSDALNSGGIDRSGYVFTGITNGGDGRVYGFEAAAQLQLEPWTANLGLPEWMGGFGISANLTLNNSEVTKPAIGAIPNRKVRLPGTSDVVYNVGGYYEKYGLSLRLQYQRRSTWLDGIADDLADGGDTYWAADDELDFSARYAITKNVEIYFDASNLLNKPGRRYSEPGNLLTATGTPSPTTTNQTIEWERFGRRYSGGIRVNF; encoded by the coding sequence ATGACTTCGCTTCGCCGTTTTCGCGCCGTCCTGCTTTGCACCATCGGCACGCTCGCTCCGCTGTCCGCCGCCCAGGCCGAGGAAGCCGCCGAGGCTGATGCCGACACTATCGTTGTCACTGGGACTCGTCCGATCGCCGAATCCGAGGCTGCTGCGCTGAAGGTCCAGCGCGAGGCGGATTCGCTTGTGACGGTGGCGGCATCGGACTCGGTCGGCCGCCTACCCGACCAGAACGTCGCCCAGGCTGCCAGCCGCCTGCCCGGCATAGCCATTGAGCGCGACCAGGGCCAGGCCCGCTATATCTCGCTGCGCGGTGCGCCCAACTACTGGACCACACTAAGCTTCGACGGGATCAACGTCGTCAGCCCGGAAGGACGCGATGCGCGGTTTGACTCGGTCCCTTCGGCGATCGCGGCGCAGATCGTCGTGTCGAAGGCGGTGACACCGGACATGCCGGGCGAGACTGTCTCGGGCAACGTCAATGTCATTACCCGTTCCGCCTTTGACTATGGCGGGCTCCACGCCGCCGGCAAGGCCGGGATCGGTTTTGCCGAACTGGGTGACAAACGCGAATACGAAGGCTCGCTGGTCCTGTCCGACCGGCTGCCGCTGGGCGAGGGCGAGCTCGGGGTGCTGGTTTCGGCCAGCTATTACGAGCGCAACATGGTCACCGACAATTTCGAGAACGACTGGGAGCGCGTTGCGCAGGATCAGCGTCCAGGCGCCGCTACCCGCTTCTGGGTTCACGAGACCGAGAACAAGCTTTACCGCCTGACCCGTCGCAACTGGTCGGTTTCGGGCCGGCTGGACTGGAAGCCGGACAGCGCAAACACCGTTTCGCTGCGGTCGATCTACACGATCTTCACTGATGATGAGGCGCGCGACAATTACCGCTTCGATCTCGATGATCGCCAGGGTGACCTCGTCGCCGATCCTTCGGCCTGCACGATCACGCCCAACCCCACACCGACCACTTCGGGCTATGCCGATGTCTGCATTGGCAACACTCCGCTGAAGGGCACGATCTATGGCATCGATATCCGCCAGCGCAGCACGCTCCGCGCTTTTCGCCAGTCGATCTTCACCAACACGCTGGAGGGCAAGCATGACTTCGCCGATGGCTGGAATCTGGCCTGGCTAGCCAACTACACCCAGTCGAAGGACGACCGATCGGTGGTCGGCGAAATCGCCTGGGACAGTCCGTCGACGCGCGGCCTGCGCCCGACCGTGGGTTATGACTTCAGCGATCCGGGCTTTGCGCGGCTGACGCTGTTCAACACAGTGCAGTTGTCCAGCCCGACCCGCTATCAGGCCGGCACCCAGGTCACGGCGATCGACACCTTTGCCAAGACCCCCAGTTCGCTGACCGTGCTGGACGCGGTCGACACGACCGATGCCTACACCGGCAAGCTGGTCCTCTCGCGCGAGACCGCGTTGCTGGGCGGTGATGCTACACTCAAGCTTGGCTTCCAGTTTGATCAGCGCACCAAGGTAGTCGACGAAAACCAGATCCTGCTCAACACGGCGGCACAGCTGGCCGCGATTGCATTGCCCAGCGATTACAATGCTTTCTCGTTGTCCGATCCGTTCCTGGGCAAGATCGCGATGGGCTATACCTTCCGCTACTTCAACACCGACCTGATGCGCGCGGCGTCCGAAGCGGCACGCTCGCGCTTCACGGCCGTGCCGGTTACGGGCAACATCTATGACGTGCGCGAGCAGGTCTTTGCCGGGTTTCTGATGGGGACGGTAAAGTATGATTGGGGCAGCATTCTGGGCGGCGTTCGGGTCGAACACCTCAAGAACCGAGGCATTGCGACCGCCACGGTGGCTGGGGTTACGGGCCCGGTCACGGCCGAAGCCTCGCGCACCATGGCCTTCCCCAGCCTGCACCTCAACTTCAACGTAGACGATACGAAGAAGCTGCGCCTGTCATTCAACAGCGGTGCGGCGCGGGCTGACTATGACCAGCTGCGCCCGAACGTGACGATCAACGATGCCAACCAGGCGATTTCGGGCGGCAACCCGGCGGTAAAGCCGGAAAAAGCCTATGGCGTCGATGCTTACTTCGAATGGTACCTGCGCCCGCAGGGCTATCTGATGGCCGGGGTGTTCTACAAGAAGGTCAAAGACGTCCTCTATCGCCAGACCCGAACCTTTGGGTCGGATGCGCTCAACTCGGGCGGCATCGACCGGTCGGGCTATGTGTTCACCGGGATCACCAACGGGGGCGATGGCCGCGTTTACGGCTTCGAAGCGGCGGCCCAGCTGCAGCTCGAGCCGTGGACCGCGAACCTGGGTCTGCCCGAGTGGATGGGCGGATTCGGCATCAGCGCCAACCTGACGCTTAACAACAGCGAAGTGACCAAGCCGGCGATCGGCGCTATCCCGAACCGCAAGGTCCGCCTGCCGGGTACCTCAGACGTGGTCTATAACGTCGGCGGCTATTACGAGAAGTATGGCCTGTCGCTGCGCCTGCAGTACCAGCGTCGCAGCACCTGGCTGGACGGGATCGCCGATGACCTGGCCGATGGCGGCGACACCTATTGGGCTGCTGACGACGAACTAGATTTCTCGGCCCGCTATGCAATCACCAAGAACGTCGAAATCTACTTCGACGCCTCCAACCTGCTCAACAAGCCGGGCCGGCGCTATTCGGAGCCGGGCAATCTGCTGACCGCAACCGGTACGCCCAGCCCGACCACAACCAACCAGACGATCGAGTGGGAGCGTTTTGGTCGCCGTTACAGCGGCGGGATTCGGGTGAACTTCTGA
- a CDS encoding alkaline phosphatase D family protein has product MRKPASVTRRTTLAAISATAAVAALPTLARAATGGAEVFRHGVASGDPDATSVVLWTRVTVSAPLEVEWEVASDPRFARIVRQGRASAGPERDFTVKVLAEGLEPGGRYFYRFRAAGVTSRVGQTRTLPVGRVEQLGIALASCSNFAFGYFNAYDAIARDGAVDFVLHTGDYIYEYGADGWGGDIARQIGRVHEPANEIVSLFDYRTRHAQYKTDAGSQAMLAAKPLLACWDDHESANNPWTGGAQNHQPDKEGDWVDRRAASIQAYFEWMPVREPGPGRTRMQFWRTWVFGDLATLATLETRHTARARQIDYDPYRKTITSYAAAREMERDTFGAVGRAMLARELEADLTAAWTQSKLGNLPWRLIGNPMPIARTRVPDVVGLGLIPDPASQSKPLSAAVDMAWKGKWNLPFYPDTWDGYDWARERLYSQAREAGVDDLVFLTGDSHSFWANRLANAAGQPMGVELGTSGVTSPGDFIESGFDPATAARLDAAFAEHNPEVVWTDNLHQGYVRVVLTRNEGRASFIAMSNIRSQRYTARPVSEWRMVRGDAGLDLIRM; this is encoded by the coding sequence ATGCGCAAGCCCGCTTCCGTTACCCGCCGTACGACCTTGGCCGCAATTTCGGCCACCGCCGCCGTAGCTGCCTTGCCCACATTGGCACGAGCGGCGACGGGCGGGGCCGAGGTATTCCGCCACGGAGTGGCCAGCGGCGACCCCGATGCAACCAGCGTGGTACTTTGGACGCGGGTAACCGTTTCCGCGCCGCTGGAAGTCGAGTGGGAAGTGGCGAGCGATCCACGCTTCGCCCGCATCGTGCGCCAGGGTCGGGCTAGTGCCGGGCCGGAACGTGATTTCACGGTCAAGGTCCTGGCCGAAGGGTTGGAGCCCGGCGGGCGCTATTTCTATCGCTTCAGGGCGGCTGGCGTCACTTCGCGGGTAGGGCAGACCCGCACCCTGCCGGTGGGGCGGGTCGAGCAGCTGGGCATCGCGCTCGCGTCATGCTCCAACTTCGCCTTCGGCTATTTCAACGCTTACGATGCGATCGCGCGCGACGGGGCGGTCGATTTCGTTCTGCATACTGGCGATTATATCTACGAGTACGGCGCGGATGGCTGGGGCGGGGACATCGCCCGCCAGATCGGCCGGGTGCACGAGCCGGCGAACGAGATCGTCTCGCTCTTCGACTACCGGACCCGCCACGCCCAGTACAAGACCGATGCTGGTTCGCAGGCGATGCTTGCCGCCAAGCCGCTGCTGGCCTGCTGGGATGATCACGAAAGCGCGAACAACCCCTGGACCGGCGGGGCGCAAAACCACCAGCCGGACAAGGAAGGCGATTGGGTCGATCGGCGGGCTGCGTCAATCCAGGCCTATTTCGAGTGGATGCCCGTGCGCGAACCTGGTCCTGGCCGGACACGGATGCAGTTCTGGCGGACCTGGGTGTTCGGCGATCTGGCGACGCTTGCGACCCTGGAAACTCGCCATACCGCCCGCGCCAGGCAGATCGACTATGATCCGTACCGCAAGACCATCACCAGCTATGCCGCCGCGCGCGAAATGGAGCGTGACACCTTCGGCGCGGTTGGCCGCGCCATGCTGGCGCGCGAACTTGAGGCCGACCTGACGGCCGCCTGGACCCAGTCGAAGCTGGGCAACCTGCCGTGGCGGCTGATCGGCAATCCCATGCCGATTGCCCGCACCCGCGTTCCCGATGTGGTTGGACTTGGCTTGATTCCGGATCCGGCCAGCCAGAGTAAGCCGCTTTCGGCGGCGGTGGACATGGCGTGGAAAGGCAAGTGGAACCTGCCGTTCTATCCCGATACCTGGGATGGCTATGACTGGGCGCGCGAGCGGCTTTACAGCCAGGCGCGCGAAGCGGGTGTCGATGACCTGGTTTTCCTGACTGGTGACAGCCACAGCTTCTGGGCCAATCGCCTGGCCAATGCTGCTGGTCAGCCAATGGGCGTTGAGCTGGGAACCTCGGGCGTCACGTCTCCAGGCGATTTCATCGAAAGCGGGTTCGATCCGGCGACGGCCGCCAGGCTCGATGCCGCCTTCGCCGAGCACAATCCAGAGGTGGTCTGGACCGACAACCTGCACCAGGGTTACGTCCGCGTTGTGCTGACCCGCAACGAAGGCCGTGCCAGCTTTATCGCCATGAGCAACATCCGCAGCCAGCGCTATACGGCGCGCCCGGTGAGCGAATGGCGAATGGTGCGCGGCGATGCGGGGCTGGACCTGATCCGGATGTGA